A region from the Onthophagus taurus isolate NC chromosome 8, IU_Otau_3.0, whole genome shotgun sequence genome encodes:
- the LOC111421592 gene encoding dolichyl-diphosphooligosaccharide--protein glycosyltransferase subunit 1: MWTFLVVLAVLCGSSQSESINKNLVNKNIERIIDLSSQLVKITSTITLENTGTDPVLAFHVYTEPNTIGSLSFISARDSDKTELKLTKIKDGEDIYKVKLNSPLNAGRTTNVVIEYVYTNALTPYPVSITQKDRQLVRYFGSHYFYSPYKTTKQSTTLTLNSRAIESYTKLKPVSQSDSTINYGPYHNIESLTHDQMTVHFESNAPFLSVTRIERLIEISHWGNIAVQENIEILHSGAKLKGAFSRYDYQRDTSGSHHSIKSYHTALPAAAHSIYYRDSNGNISTSQVRIKKDWIELELRPRFPLFGGWKSSYTLGYSVPSYQYLMKSASGQYLLRMRLLDHVFDDMYVKELETSIVLPIGVQNIKLNLPYDVERLPDTVTHKYLDTMGRKVINIRKTNLVEQHIQDLEIIYNWQPLLLLHEPILLTLALYALFVVVIIYVRLDFSIHKPEHSKKE; encoded by the coding sequence ATGTGGACGTTTCTCGTGGTTTTAGCCGTTTTGTGCGGTTCATCGCAATCAGAATCGATAAATAAGAACCTGGTAAATAAAAACATCGAGAGAATAATCGACCTCTCATCACAATTAGTGAAGATAACCTCAACTATAACCTTAGAAAATACCGGCACCGATCCCGTGCTGGCTTTCCACGTTTACACAGAACCCAACACCATCGGATCACTTTCGTTCATCTCAGCCCGAGATTCCGATAAAACCGAGTTGAAATTGACGAAGATTAAGGATGGTGAGGATATCtacaaagtaaaattaaattcgccATTAAATGCTGGACGTACTACCAATGTGGTCATCGAATACGTTTACACCAACGCTTTAACGCCTTATCCTGTATCAATCACCCAAAAAGATAGGCAATTGGTACGCTATTTTGGGagtcattatttttattcaccTTATAAAACCACCAAACAAAGtacaacattaacattaaattctCGCGCAATTGAGAGttacacaaaattaaaaccgGTGAGCCAATCTGATTCTACAATTAATTATGGGCCTTATCATAACATAGAAAGTTTAACCCATGATCAAATGACTGTTCATTTTGAAAGTAACGCGCCGTTTTTGTCGGTAACCCGCATCGAaagattaattgaaatttctcATTGGGGTAACATAGCCGtacaagaaaatattgaaattttgcATTCAGGCGCGAAATTAAAAGGGGCTTTTTCACGTTATGATTATCAAAGAGATACAAGTGGATCCCACCATAGCATCAAATCTTATCATACAGCTTTACCAGCTGCAGCCCATAGCATTTATTATCGGGATAGCAATGGAAACATTTCAACTTCGCAAGTTCGTATTAAGAAGGATTGGATTGAATTGGAGTTGCGCCCAAGATTTCCTCTTTTTGGAGGATGGAAAAGTTCTTACACTTTAGGATATAGCGTCCCGAgttatcaatatttaatgaaatcGGCTTCTGGacaatatttgttgagaatGCGCCTTTTGGATCACGTTTTtgatgatatgtatgttaaggAATTGGAAACGAGCATCGTTTTGCCGATTGGagttcaaaatattaaattaaatttgccgTACGATGTTGAACGCCTTCCTGACACTGTTACTCATAAATATTTGGATACCATGGGAAGGAAAGTGattaatataagaaaaacaaatctcGTTGAGCAACATATACAAgatttagaaattatttataattggcAACCTTTGTTGTTACTTCACGAACCTATTTTGCTAACTTTAGCTTTGTATGCACTCTTTGTAGTTGTTATCATTTACGTTCGGTTAGATTTTTCCATTCATAAACCGGAACACTCCAAAAAAGagtag